The Alicyclobacillus macrosporangiidus CPP55 genome segment GCGGCCATGCTCGGCGATTCGGCGGTCAATACGTTCTCGCTCGTCAAGCTCAGCCGGGACGTGTTGATCAGCGTCATCTGCCTGATTCTCGGCGCGGTCGCCGCCGCCCGGTGGAATCAGGAAGCTCGTCCCACACCGTCGCGTTGGAGCGAACTGTGGCGCCGGTTCCCCAGGTTCGTGTTGGCCTTCGTGATCGCGTCCCTCTTGGCCACGTGGTGGCAGGCCGCCTACGGAAAGGCGTTCAACACGGATTTCACGGCCAACCTGAACGCGGTCCGCACATGGCTGTTCACGCTGACCTTCTTCGGAGTGGGACTGAACACCCGCTTCCGCGAGATCCGGGAGGTCGGCGGCCGGGCCATCGCGCTCTTCACCACGGTCGTGATCGTCAACGTGATCGCGGGGTTGATCTTGGCGTACTTGCTGTTCGGAAGCCGTTGAGATTGTCCCACCCCAGGCTCTGTGATACGTTTCTCATGGCAGGGACCGAGGGGGGAGGACATGCGATTCGAACGCCTCACACCGAATCAGTTCGCACCTATCCAGGACGGTTTTGACACCCTCCTGGTGAGCGCTTATTGCCCGCTTCCGCTCGATCCCGCCGTCAGCCACCTGGCGGCGGTCTGGATCGGGCAGCGGCTGGCGGACGCGGCGGCGGGCCGCTTCCAAGGGCGGACCGCCCTGTGGCCGCTCGGCCACAACGCATTCGTCCGGGCATCCGATCCAGAGTGGCTGGCCGACCTCCGGCGGGGGTTTCCCTACGGTGTCCGTCACGGCGTGCTGGTGACGGACCGAACCTTGATGGAGGAGGTGCTGCGGCTGGCGGACGCAGATGGCACCGGTTGGCTGATCTTCGATTGGTGGCAGTGGCTCCGCCGGCGTGTCCCGGCGGCTCGCCTGCCGGAGGCGTGGGCATATCTCAACCACGCCTGTCCTGCCTATGCTGCCAGCGAGGAGCGCCAAAGCCTCGGATTGCCGGACGACGTCATGCACGCGATGGCCGCCGAGGGGCAACGCCTGTTTGCGGCGATGGAGGAGGCCTTGTGCCAGCAAATTTTGGCGCTGTGGGCATAGTCCGGGGTGTTCTGGCCATCCTAATCCACGACAACTACGTCCGGACCGCATCCTGTGACAGGGTTATGACGAATTGTCGAAACTGAATCCTTCGAAGTCTAGCGAACCGTTGGCATTGCTTGACACACTGGATCGGCCAGGCATAAGATCTGTATCGTGCAGCTGGTGCCCGGTCTACATATCTTTTTTGGCTTTTCACAGGATGCGGGATGGAGGTCAGGAGGGCCACACACGTGTCCGACTTCCAGGAACGAGCATCACAAGAGCAGCAGCCAGGGCTGAGCCGGCGGCAATTTTTGACGTACGCGCTGGGTGGAACCGGGGCGTTCATGGCATCGCTGGTCGCCGTCCCGTTCGTTGTGGAGACGTTCGACCCCATTCGCCGGGGAGGCGCGAACGCCTTCGTCAACTCCGGCCACAAGGTGTCGGAATTTAATAAAACGCTGCCACAACTCATTGAGTTTCGAGCGCATCGGGACGACGGATGGAACTCTGCGGACATCCCGTCACGCGCATGGGTCATCCTGCAAAAGGACGGCACGCCGCTCGCGATGTCCCCCATCTGTACGCACCTGGGCTGCCAAGTCAACGGCACGCTGGGTCCAGACGGGAAACCAGAACCGTCCCAGGATGGACAGTGGTGGTTTCACTGCCCGTGCCACGGCAGCAAGTACACCGTGTACGGCATCCAATCGCCGGGATCGCCGGCGCCGCGCCCGCTGGATGTGCACAAAGTCAAGGTGGACGAGGCCGGCTACCTGTACTTGGGACCGCTGCAACAACGCAACAGCTCGGGGCAGGTGATATCGTAACATGTTGAAAAAGGCGTACGACTGGATCGACGAGCGGCTGAACGTGACGCCGCTGTGGCGGGACGTGGCCGATCACGACGTGCCGGCCCACGTGAATCCGGCCATCAAGATGTCCGCCTTCGTGTACTGTTTCGGCGGTCTCACGTTTCTGGTCATCACGACCCAGATCCTGTCGGGCATGTTCCTGGCGATGTACTACACGCCGGACATCACCAACGCGTGGTACAGCGTCAAGTACATCACCGACGAGGTGCTGCTCGGCAATGTGGTCCGCGGCATGCACTTTTGGGGCGCGAGCTTGGTCATCATTATGATGTTTTTGCACATGCTGCGCGTCTTTTTCACCGGGGCGTACAAAAAGCCGCGCGAGATGAACTGGGTGGTCGGCGTCCTCATCTTCTTCGTCGTCCTCGGCTTCGGATTCACCGGGTACCTGCTCCCATGGGACCAGAAGGCGTACTGGGCGACCGCGGTCGGGGCACAGTTGGCGGGATCCATTCCGTGGATCGGGCCTTACATCCAGACGCTGCTGCTCGGGAGCCACACGGTGGGCGCTCTGACGCTGACGCGCTTCTTCGCGATTCACGTGTTCTTCTTGCCGGCTGCCCTGCTGGTGCTGCTGGCGCTGCACTTCATCATGATCCGCGCGCAACACATCGCGGGTCCGCTATAAGCCGTGCCTTCGCGAGAACGCTGAGCGAGGAGGGGACATTTTGGCTGCTGGAGGCGAACGGATTCCGGGTACTCCACGGTACCGGCATCATCACCTGAAGAATCCGGGGACCGAGCCGTTCATCCCAAACTTTCTGCTGAAAGAGTGGATCGCCGGTTCGGTGTTCCTGCTGGCTTTCATGCTGTGGGTTGTGTTCAATCCGGTCGACCTCGGCTCGAAGGCCAATCCGGATGACACGTCGTTCATCCCCGTCCCGGACTGGTACTTTCTGTTCTTGTACCAGCTTCTGAAATACTTTCCGGGCGACAATGAGTTGTTCGGCACCATCCTGGTCCCGATGGTGGGCGCGCTTCTGTTGTTGTTCGCCCCCTGGCTGGACACCAAAAAGACGCGGCACCCGTACAAGCGTCCGCTGGCAACGGCGGGTATGGTGCTGACCACGTTTCTCGTCATCTGGCTGACCAACGAAGCGGCGGTCCAACACGCGGCCGAGGTCGCCGCGGCGAGCGGCCAGGCGACGCCAGGGCTGCCGGTCATTCCGAAGATCGACGCGTCCCAGATCCACTTGGTGGACACCTCCGACCCGGGGTACCAGCTGTTCCAGAACACCTGCGCCAACTGCCACGGGCACAGCGGGGAAGGCGGCGCGGGGCCCCCGATTTACGCGATCGGAAAGTACTGGGATGCCAAAAAGCTGTACGATTTCATCGAAAATCCTGCGCCGGGGATGCCCAAGAAGGGCACCCTCTCCAGCGACGCCGACGTCCAGAAGGTCGCCGACTGGCTGGCCAAGCAAAAGGGCTGATCTGGCCCGTATGGCCCGGCTGCACAGAGAAACCCGGTCCGCGCATCGACGCGGCACCGGGTTTTCTTCTCGCGCCGGACGGCGTGTCCTTCACCGGGCGTCCATTACCAAGTGAATCCTTCCCCAAGGACCTCGTGTACATCATTGACCACCACGAAGGCGCGGGGATCGGCGGCGTACACAATCTGTTGGACCCGCACGACCTCCTCGCGGGACACCACACAGTACACCACCTGGCGGGGTGTGCCGGTAAAGCCGCCAACCGCCTGGAACAGCGTCGTACCGCGTTCCAACTGGCGGTGGATGGCGTCGGCGATGGCCTCCGGGTTGTCCGAGACGATGGTCAGGGCCTTGCCGCGCCGGGTTCCCTCGATGACGAAATCGATCACGCGGCTGGCCACGAACAACGCCACAAGCGAATACATGGCCGTTTCGCGGCCGATGAGCACCGCGACGATACCGATTACGCAGACGTCGATAACGAACAGGGTCCGGCCCATGCTCACGCCGTACCGGTGGCGGACCAGGCGGGCGATGATGTCTGAGCCGCCGGTGGTCGCGCCGGTCCGAAAGATCAGGCCGAGCCCAAACCCGGTCACCACGCCGGCGTACAGGGCGCCGAGCAACGGATCGTGTGTCGGCAGCTGGATGCGGGCGGTCAGCGAGCTGAACAAGGACACCGCCACGACCCCGCCCGTGGTGAGCACAATGAATTCATGCCCGAACACCCGCCAGCCGACCCACAGCAGCGGGATGTTGAGCAGGAAGAACGTCAGACCGAGCGGCCAGTGCAGAAGATACAGCAACAACACCGAGATGCCGACAAATCCGCCCTCAGCCAAATGATTGCTGACCAAAAAGGCGTTTAACCCGATTGCGTAGATGAGGGCGCCGGCGAGGATGGACAACCACTTCCAAATCCACCGGGGCCCCGCAGGCCAAGTCATGTGTGGTGCAGACACCCCCTTGGGCCGAGACAAGGCTCGTCCGTGTTGCCTCATTATACGGAACCGTTCACCCACGTGGCAACTTTTCCCGCGGCCAGAGCAGCAAGAGGATCAGACCCGCGCTGATCCACCCGAAAGCCGTGTAGGCGTACTGCACCACGGCACTGAACCCGACCTGGCTGACGAGGTAGGCGAGCACCAGCACCACGGCGGTGATGACCGCATGGCGGAGGGGGGAGGAGGCACCCAATTGGGCGGTGAGGGCGTACAGGTCACCGACCAGTGTGGAATACACCTCCGCCCACAAGACGAACACGAAGCCCCAGCGCAGGAGCGCACCCAGGTGCTCCGCCACGTACGCCATGGGTAAGTCGTACCCCAACGCACGCGGGAAGTAGGTGTGGAGTGTAAACGTCACCGCGGCGAGCATCCCGGCCAGGCCGAGGGCGCCGAAGAGGGCGCCGAAGCGAAGGGTACGCAGGTCGCGGACATCCGCGCCGAGCGGGAGCAGGACGCCGGCGGACAGGCCGATGTTGAATGCCGCGTACAACATCGCAGACACCACTGTGGCGAAGCCGGAGCCGCCCAGCGCCTGGCCGTTGTGCCAGGCGGTCTGCCACCCATGGGTGTGCCACGCGTGCCAGGCGGCGTACAGCACGAAGACGCACATCGCTGGGACGATGAGGGTGTTGGCGCGCAGGATGCCACGAATTCCCCACAGGACGGTGAGGAAGGCGATCCCCATGGTGACCAGCGCACCCGTCTGGAATGAACCGCCCAGCCGTTCCTTGAACAAGGCGCCCGATCCGGCGATCATCGCCACCGTCACGCCGAACAGCATGGTGAGGATCAAGGCGTCGAGCAACGCCGTGAGCCCGGGGCCGAACAGGCGTTCGTTCAACTCGTGATAGGAGCGCACGCCCCACACCGCGCCGAGCTGCATCAGCCGGTACCCCATTCCGGCGAACAGGATGAACGACAGAAGAATGGTGAGGTAGGCCCAGTTCCCGTAGCGTGCGAAGAACTGAAAAACCTCCTGTCCGGACGCGAACCCCGCGCCGACCACCGTGCCGATGTACGCGCAACCCACCTGAAACGCCCACCACTCGGTCCGCCGCACCGGCGTCACCTCCTTCTCTCAACATATGGCGGGTCTGTCCCAAAGATGTTGGAGGCGGGACATGTCCCCGTCACAGGGCCTATATACATAGAACCAGCGGTTGTCCCCCTAGGGCAGCCGTCCAATTTGGAGGGGAAAGGAGGGGGTGGAATGACCCATCTGCAAGCCATCGTGCTGGGCGTGGTGCAGGGCGTGACCGAATTCCTGCCGATCTCCAGCTCGGGGCACCTGGTGTTGTTGCAGAAGATATGGCACATCTCCGGAGACTCCCTGCTGTTCATCACCTTCGTGCATTTGGGGACCCTGGTGGCCGTGGTGTGGGCGTTCCGCCGGGAGGTGGCTTGGCTGATCCGCCACCCTTGGTCGTGGACGACGCGGATGATCCTTTTGGCGCTGGTCCCGACGGCGATAGTGGGCGCGTTGTTCGAGGAGTTGTTTGAGAACCTCTTTGCCAGCGGCGTCACCCTCGGGATCGAGTTCGTCGTCACGGGGATCATTCTGTGGTGGATGGACACCGTGCCTTCAGGCGAGAAGACGGAGCAGAACATGAGGCCGGCGGACGCGCTGTGGGTGGGCACCCTGCAAGGAATGGCCATTCTCCCGGCATTGTCGCGTTCCGGTCTGACCATGGCGGCCGCGCTGTGGCGTGGCATGGACCGGGATGCAGCGGGCCGGTTCTCGTTTTTGTTGTCGATTCCGGCCATCCTCGGGGCCACCTTGGTCGAGCTGGAGGAGGTGCTGGAGCACCCAGCCGGCGGGACGGCCATCCATTGGGGACCGATGATCAGTGGCACCGTCGCCGCGTTGGTGGCAGGCTACGCGTCGGTGAAGTTCACCCTGTGGCTGCTGCGCAATGCGCAGATGAAGTGGTTCGCTTGGTACGTGTGGATCCTGGCCGAGTTCGTGTTCATCGATCAGCTGTTCCACCACCGTTGGTTCCCGCCCCTGTGGTGAGCACCATTTCACGAGGGCATGCCGGCCACGGAACACCCGCCGGCGAAGCGATGGGGGGCTGGCGCACGAGCGCCAGCCCCCCGATCTGTGGAGGATGTGCAAGTCGATGCTGCGTCACCATCACCGGCGGCGCGGGCCGAGCCGCCATTCAGGCCCGGTGCATCTTGACGCGCCAGGCGATGATCCGGGTCTTGCGCAGGAGATAGACGACGACGGAGAGGAGGAGCAGCCCTCCCAACAACCAGACCCAGGTCGTCAGGCCGAGCGCCATCACCTGCCACCACGGGGCGCCTTCGGAGGCGGCCCGGAACGAAGCGAAGACAGGGACGGCCTGCGCCAGAGCGGCGCTGGCGGGCTTCCCCAGACCAAATGCCCACAGGACGAGCGTCAGGATGGCCGCCAACACGCCGTGAGCGAAGCGGGCGAGGAAGTAGGGAAACATGCGGATGTCGGTGTTTGTGATGACGCTCGCTACCTGCGCATGTACGGCCAGACCGCTCCACGCGACAATGCCGCTGACGATGGCCACGCGCTGCAGCAACGGTGCGTTGGAGACAGCCGCGGCCTGCGCGCTGCCGATGTCGATCTCGAGCAGACCGGCCAACGTCGGATTGACGAGGCTGCTGTGCACGCCGAGCAGGTGGTAGACGGCCGCCACGGGCAGCCCCAGGAGGGCGAGAATGCCCGACAGGTGCAGAATCTCGATCATCACCGCGAAAAACACGATGAAACCGCAGATCATAAACAGCGTCATCATCGATTCCGTGACCGCCTCCCGCAGCAGTTTGCCGAACGGGCGGCCGTCCTCGGCCCGAGCACGTGGGATCTCTCGCAGCGCACGGATGAAGATGTTGCCCTGAGCTTTCGTCTCGGCCTTTGGGGATTCGCCTTTGCCCCGACCCCAGAACTTGAAGCTGACGCCGACCACAAACGCAGAGATATAGTGCGCCACGGCGATCAGAATGCCGAGTTCTGGCGATTTGAACATCCCCACGGCGACCGCGCTGATCATGAACAAGGGATCGGCGGTATTCGTGAAGGCCAGGAGCCGCTCTCCCTCGATCCGTGTGCACATGCCCGATTCACGAAAACGTGCGGTGATCACGGCGTCCATGGGGTAACCGGCGGCCAAGCCCATGGACAGGGCGAACGCGCCGATACCGGGGACGCTGAACAGCGGCCGCATCAGGGGTTCGAGAAGAATCCCGAGGCCATGGACCACGCCGAGTCCAAGCATCAGTTCGGAGAGGATGAAGAAAGGCAGCAGAGACGGAAACACGACGTCCCAGAATACGCGCAGGCCAGCGATGCCTGCTTCGAATCCTGGCTTGGGATAGACGACCAGCGCGACGCAGAAGATCACGACGGCCAGCCCCAACAGGTAGGTCGACAGGTGTCGAGCCCGCGATGCGTTCACGGTGTCATCTCCTTTACCGGAGTTGTCCCCTGGATGGTCCATAACATCATATTGGTCAGGCCCGGCGTTTATGTTCGCCTGTGCCCGTGCCGGTTTGTCATGGCGCCCCCCGGTATAGTAAGGTAGGAACGTGAAGGTGCGGACAGGAGGGATGGGGATGGCGCTGACCGTGCGCGGCATGCAGGAGGAGGTCGACGCGTACATCCGCCAGTTCAAGGAAGGGTACTTCACGCCGATGACCCTGGTGGTCCGCCTGGCGGAAGAGTTGGGGGAACTGGCACGCGAGGTCAATCACCTGCACGGGGAAAAGCCGAAAAAACCGGACGAACCGGAGGGCAGCATTGCACTGGAACTGGGCGACCTCCTGTTTGTCATCACGTGTCTCGCGAATCGCCTCGGCATCGACCTGGAACAGGCATTCACCGGCGTGATGGACAAGTTTCGCACGCGCGATCGCGACCGCTGGACGCGCATCGGATCGCCGTCTGACGAGTCCCGGCAAGGAGAGGCGGGGCGCGGACACACGCCTTGAGGACGGGCGGGGCTTGGGCAAGGGTACAGTCCGCTGCTTGGCCCGCGCATACGATGGCAGCGGGAGGTGGCGGCCATGCTCGGGGAACGTTGGTTGAAGGTGGCCTTTTCCTACCTATACATTCGCGACTTCAACCGCGCCATGGAGGCATTTCGGCGTGCCATCGCCTGCGACCCGGACAACCCGGCATGTTATTTTCACGCCTCCGTAACCGCGCTGCGCAATGAAGATTGGGAACCTGCACTGGCCTGGGCGGCAGAGGCCGCCCGGTTGGACCCGGAAAACGTGCTCTATCAAGAACACGTCCGGCGGGTGCAGGCGGCCTGGGTGCAGGCGCATCCGGCCTACCCCGAGACTGCGGCCGCGGACGCGCCGCCGGACAGCGACACCATCGAGGACCCAGTCCGTGTGCGGCTGGGAGAGGAGGAATGAGGTTGGCTTCTCGCCATCGCATCACGGTCGCCGTCGCCGGCGCTGCCGGCAAAATGGGCTCGGAAGCCCTCAGGGCGCTGGCGGCGGACGATCGCTTCGACACGGTCGCGGTTTTGGTGCGCGACGCGGGACAAGCCCAGGCATCGGGGCGATACCCATGCCCGGCGTACGACGACCCGGAGCACCTGTTGATGGAAGTTCATCCGGACGTCTGGCTCGATTTTACGGACGCCCGCAGCGTCGTCGGCCACGTGGACCGCTGTATTGCCTTCGGGGTCTCTCCGGTCGTGGGCGCCACTGGCTACACGCCGGAGGATGTGGCGCGCTGGAATGAGGCGTGCTTGCGCCAGGGCATCGGTGGCATCGCCGCCCCCAACTTCGCCATTGGCGCCCTGTTGATGATGCGCTTTGCGGCTGAGGCGGCGCGGTTCTTCACCCGCGCCGAAATCATCGAGATGCATCACGACGGCAAGAAGGACGCGCCTTCGGGAACGGCCCGCCGCACTGCTGAACAGATGGCCGCTCACCGGGAAGAGGCCGCGGGCGATCCCGCCGCCCATCCCGTCTCCGCCGAGGGCGCGGCGGCCGCCGACGCGCCCCCCGCGCGCGGATGGTCCTATCGAGGCGTACCCATTCACAGCGTCCGCCTGCCCGGGCTGGTCGCGCACCAGGAGGTCATCTTCGGCGGGGCCGGCGAGGTGTTGACCATCCGCCACGACTCCCTGTCGCGGACCAGCTTCATGCCCGGCGTGCTGTTGGCCTGCGCCCGCGTCCTGGAGGTCCGGGGCATGGTCTATGGGCTCGAACACCTGCTGTGGTGAGGAGGAACGCGGTATGAATATCGCCCTGATTGCCCACGACCGGATGAAGGACAGCCTGGTTAACTTCGTCATCGCCTACCGCCACATCTTCGCTCAGGCGACGCTGTACGCGACCGGCACCACGGGCCAGCGGATCGCCGAAGCCACCGGACTGACGGTGCACCGGGTGCTCTCCGGGCCGCTCGGCGGCGACCAGCAGATCGGCGCGCGCATCGCGGAAGACATCATCGACATGGTGGTCTTCCTGCGCGATCCCCTGACCGCCCAGCCGCACGAGCCGGACATCACCGCCCTGTTGCGCCTGTGCGACGTCCACAACGTGCCCGTGGCGACCAACCTGGCCACCGCCGAAGCCCTGTTGCGCGGCTTGGAGCGGGGCGATCTCGATTGGCGGCGCGTGCTCCACGACGATTCGGGAGACGGTGCGGACCGCTGAGCGGGGAGGCGAACGGATGCGCATCGGCATCAGCTGTCATCCCACCGTCGGCGGCTCTGGGGCGCTGGCGGCAGAACTCGGCAAAGCCCTCGGCCGGCGCGGGCACGAGGTCCACTTCATCGTGTCGGACATCCCGTTCCGCCTCGGAGCGTTCGATCCGCACGTCCAGGTGCACGAAGTGGACGTGGTGTCGTACCCGGTGTGGCGCACGCCCATCGATCTCGCTCTGGCCGCCTGGATGGCCCGGGTGATGGAGCAGCATCGGATCGACGTCCTGCACGTCCACTACGCACTTCCTTTCGCGGTATGCGCGTTTCTCGCCAGGCAGATGGCCCCGCGCCGGCGCGTACCGGTGGTGACCACCCTGCACGGGACGGATGTCACCCTGCTGTCCCAGGATCGCACCCTGTTCGACCTCGTCCGCTTCGGCTTGCTGCACAGCGACGCGGTGACCGCCGTCAGCCGCAGCCTCGCCGCCCAGACGGAGGCGCGGTTCGGCCTCGAGCGGCCTATCCACTGCATCCACAACTTCGTCGATCCGCACGTCTTTCGCCCGGCAGAGCTACCGGACCTCCGCCGCGCGCTGGCACCGAACGGCGAGCCGATCCTCCTGCACGTCTCCAATTTCCGCCCCGTCAAGCGCGTGGCCGACGTGCTGCGCGTGTTCGCGCGCGTGCGGACGAAGGTGGCAGCCCGGCTCGTGCTCGTCGGGGAAGGGCCGGATGCTTGGGAGGTTCGCCAATTGACGGAGACCCTCGGCATCGCCCCGCACGTGGTCTT includes the following:
- a CDS encoding ubiquinol-cytochrome c reductase iron-sulfur subunit: MSDFQERASQEQQPGLSRRQFLTYALGGTGAFMASLVAVPFVVETFDPIRRGGANAFVNSGHKVSEFNKTLPQLIEFRAHRDDGWNSADIPSRAWVILQKDGTPLAMSPICTHLGCQVNGTLGPDGKPEPSQDGQWWFHCPCHGSKYTVYGIQSPGSPAPRPLDVHKVKVDEAGYLYLGPLQQRNSSGQVIS
- the qcrB gene encoding menaquinol-cytochrome c reductase cytochrome b subunit is translated as MLKKAYDWIDERLNVTPLWRDVADHDVPAHVNPAIKMSAFVYCFGGLTFLVITTQILSGMFLAMYYTPDITNAWYSVKYITDEVLLGNVVRGMHFWGASLVIIMMFLHMLRVFFTGAYKKPREMNWVVGVLIFFVVLGFGFTGYLLPWDQKAYWATAVGAQLAGSIPWIGPYIQTLLLGSHTVGALTLTRFFAIHVFFLPAALLVLLALHFIMIRAQHIAGPL
- a CDS encoding menaquinol-cytochrome c reductase cytochrome b/c subunit, yielding MAAGGERIPGTPRYRHHHLKNPGTEPFIPNFLLKEWIAGSVFLLAFMLWVVFNPVDLGSKANPDDTSFIPVPDWYFLFLYQLLKYFPGDNELFGTILVPMVGALLLLFAPWLDTKKTRHPYKRPLATAGMVLTTFLVIWLTNEAAVQHAAEVAAASGQATPGLPVIPKIDASQIHLVDTSDPGYQLFQNTCANCHGHSGEGGAGPPIYAIGKYWDAKKLYDFIENPAPGMPKKGTLSSDADVQKVADWLAKQKG
- a CDS encoding YitT family protein, giving the protein MTWPAGPRWIWKWLSILAGALIYAIGLNAFLVSNHLAEGGFVGISVLLLYLLHWPLGLTFFLLNIPLLWVGWRVFGHEFIVLTTGGVVAVSLFSSLTARIQLPTHDPLLGALYAGVVTGFGLGLIFRTGATTGGSDIIARLVRHRYGVSMGRTLFVIDVCVIGIVAVLIGRETAMYSLVALFVASRVIDFVIEGTRRGKALTIVSDNPEAIADAIHRQLERGTTLFQAVGGFTGTPRQVVYCVVSREEVVRVQQIVYAADPRAFVVVNDVHEVLGEGFTW
- a CDS encoding undecaprenyl-diphosphate phosphatase; this translates as MTHLQAIVLGVVQGVTEFLPISSSGHLVLLQKIWHISGDSLLFITFVHLGTLVAVVWAFRREVAWLIRHPWSWTTRMILLALVPTAIVGALFEELFENLFASGVTLGIEFVVTGIILWWMDTVPSGEKTEQNMRPADALWVGTLQGMAILPALSRSGLTMAAALWRGMDRDAAGRFSFLLSIPAILGATLVELEEVLEHPAGGTAIHWGPMISGTVAALVAGYASVKFTLWLLRNAQMKWFAWYVWILAEFVFIDQLFHHRWFPPLW
- the ylbJ gene encoding sporulation integral membrane protein YlbJ; translation: MNASRARHLSTYLLGLAVVIFCVALVVYPKPGFEAGIAGLRVFWDVVFPSLLPFFILSELMLGLGVVHGLGILLEPLMRPLFSVPGIGAFALSMGLAAGYPMDAVITARFRESGMCTRIEGERLLAFTNTADPLFMISAVAVGMFKSPELGILIAVAHYISAFVVGVSFKFWGRGKGESPKAETKAQGNIFIRALREIPRARAEDGRPFGKLLREAVTESMMTLFMICGFIVFFAVMIEILHLSGILALLGLPVAAVYHLLGVHSSLVNPTLAGLLEIDIGSAQAAAVSNAPLLQRVAIVSGIVAWSGLAVHAQVASVITNTDIRMFPYFLARFAHGVLAAILTLVLWAFGLGKPASAALAQAVPVFASFRAASEGAPWWQVMALGLTTWVWLLGGLLLLSVVVYLLRKTRIIAWRVKMHRA
- a CDS encoding nucleotide pyrophosphohydrolase — protein: MALTVRGMQEEVDAYIRQFKEGYFTPMTLVVRLAEELGELAREVNHLHGEKPKKPDEPEGSIALELGDLLFVITCLANRLGIDLEQAFTGVMDKFRTRDRDRWTRIGSPSDESRQGEAGRGHTP
- a CDS encoding tetratricopeptide repeat protein, with product MLGERWLKVAFSYLYIRDFNRAMEAFRRAIACDPDNPACYFHASVTALRNEDWEPALAWAAEAARLDPENVLYQEHVRRVQAAWVQAHPAYPETAAADAPPDSDTIEDPVRVRLGEEE
- the dapB gene encoding 4-hydroxy-tetrahydrodipicolinate reductase, producing MASRHRITVAVAGAAGKMGSEALRALAADDRFDTVAVLVRDAGQAQASGRYPCPAYDDPEHLLMEVHPDVWLDFTDARSVVGHVDRCIAFGVSPVVGATGYTPEDVARWNEACLRQGIGGIAAPNFAIGALLMMRFAAEAARFFTRAEIIEMHHDGKKDAPSGTARRTAEQMAAHREEAAGDPAAHPVSAEGAAAADAPPARGWSYRGVPIHSVRLPGLVAHQEVIFGGAGEVLTIRHDSLSRTSFMPGVLLACARVLEVRGMVYGLEHLLW
- a CDS encoding methylglyoxal synthase, yielding MNIALIAHDRMKDSLVNFVIAYRHIFAQATLYATGTTGQRIAEATGLTVHRVLSGPLGGDQQIGARIAEDIIDMVVFLRDPLTAQPHEPDITALLRLCDVHNVPVATNLATAEALLRGLERGDLDWRRVLHDDSGDGADR
- the bshA gene encoding N-acetyl-alpha-D-glucosaminyl L-malate synthase BshA, giving the protein MRIGISCHPTVGGSGALAAELGKALGRRGHEVHFIVSDIPFRLGAFDPHVQVHEVDVVSYPVWRTPIDLALAAWMARVMEQHRIDVLHVHYALPFAVCAFLARQMAPRRRVPVVTTLHGTDVTLLSQDRTLFDLVRFGLLHSDAVTAVSRSLAAQTEARFGLERPIHCIHNFVDPHVFRPAELPDLRRALAPNGEPILLHVSNFRPVKRVADVLRVFARVRTKVAARLVLVGEGPDAWEVRQLTETLGIAPHVVFLGKQDDVVPLYQVADLFLLPSQQESFGLAALEAMACGVPVIASDAGGIPEVVRDGETGFLRPVGDVEGMAQAAVRVLSDDALHQRLSRQAVARARSAFSMADKVAEYERLYQSLCEGEPV